In the genome of Candidatus Syntrophosphaera sp., the window CCGGATGTATCCGTTTCCGCCGTTGAGCATGTCCCGGAAGAGTTCCAAATTCTCTTTGCTGCCACAGGCGATGATCTCCACAGTGCCATCATACAGGTTTCTGGCGTAGCCGGTGATCCCGCAGCGTCTCGCGCAAGCGCGGCTGAAACTGCGAAACCCGACTCCCTGGACCCGGCCGTGGACAATGATCTCCCATGAAAGCATATTCTACTCCATTTCCGGATAAAAAATCTTTGTATTTCAATGGGGGATATTTGTCAAGGATTCAATTCACTGGCATTCCCCCATTTTTTATACCAGCCTGATTTTCAACTGCCATGGTTCGATCAGATCGGCTCTATAAGGTGAGGTGTCGTAGTGTCTGGAGCTACTGAGGAAGATTTGCATGACCTGACTAATTCGGTAGTACACAGACTGCTGCAGTTTAGCCCAGTCCCCTGCCCTAAAGCAGATCAGCTTCGGGAAAGCCTCTGCAATCTTCACTATGATGTCTTTACATGAGTAGATGAAGTATAGAGCCAGGGTAAGCAACATATTAAGGTTCTTGAGTTTCGTATAGCTTGCA includes:
- a CDS encoding acylphosphatase — protein: MLSWEIIVHGRVQGVGFRSFSRACARRCGITGYARNLYDGTVEIIACGSKENLELFRDMLNGGNGYIRVRRLDVSEVESTVEYNDFGIR